A portion of the Staphylococcus felis genome contains these proteins:
- a CDS encoding DNA-directed RNA polymerase subunit alpha — MIEIEKPRIETIEVSDDAKFGKFVVEPLERGYGTTLGNSLRRILLSSLPGAAVKYIEIEGVLHEFSAIDNVVEDVSTIIMNIKKLALKIYSEEEKTLEIDVKEEGEVTAKDITHDSDVEILNPDLKIATVSQGGHLKLRLVANKGRGYALADQNNSSDMPIGVIPVDSLYSPVERVNYTVENTRVGQSSDFDKLTLDVWTDGSITPQESVSLAAKIMTEHLNIFVGLTDEAQNAEIMIEKEEDQKEKVLEMSIEELDLSVRSYNCLKRAGINSVQELADKSEADMMKVRNLGRKSLEEVKYKLEDLGLGLRKED, encoded by the coding sequence ATGATTGAAATTGAGAAACCTAGAATTGAAACAATTGAAGTTAGTGATGATGCTAAATTCGGTAAGTTCGTTGTTGAACCATTAGAACGCGGTTATGGTACTACACTAGGAAACTCCTTACGTCGTATCCTACTATCATCATTACCAGGTGCGGCTGTGAAATATATCGAAATTGAAGGTGTTTTACACGAATTCTCAGCGATTGATAACGTTGTAGAAGATGTGTCGACAATCATTATGAATATTAAAAAGTTAGCGCTTAAAATATATTCAGAAGAAGAAAAAACACTTGAAATTGACGTTAAAGAAGAAGGCGAAGTTACTGCGAAAGATATCACACATGACAGTGATGTAGAGATCTTAAATCCTGACTTAAAAATCGCAACAGTCTCTCAAGGTGGACACCTTAAATTGCGTCTTGTTGCAAACAAAGGTCGTGGATATGCTTTAGCTGATCAAAATAACTCAAGCGATATGCCAATTGGTGTGATTCCAGTTGATTCACTGTATTCACCAGTTGAACGTGTGAATTATACAGTTGAAAATACACGTGTGGGTCAAAGTTCAGACTTTGACAAATTAACATTAGATGTATGGACTGATGGATCAATTACACCACAAGAATCAGTATCCCTTGCAGCTAAAATTATGACTGAGCATTTAAACATCTTCGTTGGATTAACTGATGAAGCACAAAATGCTGAAATCATGATCGAAAAAGAAGAAGATCAAAAAGAAAAAGTGCTTGAAATGTCTATTGAAGAATTAGACTTATCAGTACGTTCATACAACTGTCTTAAACGTGCAGGTATCAACTCAGTACAAGAACTCGCTGACAAATCAGAGGCTGATATGATGAAAGTTCGTAACTTAGGTCGTAAGTCTCTTGAAGAAGTAAAATACAAATTAGAAGACTTAGGTTTAGGTCTAAGAAAAGAAGATTGA
- a CDS encoding IS3 family transposase (programmed frameshift): MTRERRTFSPEFKLQMVKLYENGKPRNEIAREYDLTPSALGKWIKQHQNTGSFNHQDNLTNEEKELRKLRKENQQLKMENDIFKASSADHGTKIDVIRKNANKYSVSAMCKVLQISRSSYYYEINKSPNVEKDDRDKEISDKIIEIFNSNRKCFGTRRIKNELIKNGLNVSRRRIGRIMKANKLVSSYTTSKYKSFPSRSSEREINNELNQSFNRKEPLEVLVSDLTYVKVAGKWHYICLFIDLFNREIVGHSAGSKKDSTLVSKALSSIRHDLRDVQMFHTDRGKEFDNHMIDDVLDTFGIKRSLSMKGCPYDNAVAESTFKALKTEFIKQYDFKSINHLKLELFDYVNWYNNIRPHSALNYLTPKAYKDSFYKNCLEIC; the protein is encoded by the exons ATGACAAGAGAAAGAAGAACTTTTAGTCCTGAATTTAAATTACAAATGGTAAAGCTTTATGAAAATGGTAAGCCTAGAAATGAAATTGCTCGTGAATATGATTTAACACCTTCGGCGTTAGGGAAATGGATTAAGCAACATCAAAATACTGGTTCATTTAACCATCAAGATAACTTAACTAATGAAGAAAAAGAACTAAGAAAATTACGTAAAGAAAATCAACAATTGAAAATGGAAAATGATATTT TTAAAGCAAGCAGCGCTGATCATGGGACGAAAATAGATGTCATTCGAAAGAATGCCAATAAATATTCAGTATCAGCAATGTGCAAAGTCCTGCAAATCTCTAGAAGTAGTTACTATTACGAAATTAACAAATCACCCAACGTTGAAAAAGATGATCGAGATAAGGAAATTAGCGATAAAATTATCGAGATTTTCAATTCTAATCGCAAATGTTTTGGAACAAGAAGGATTAAAAATGAACTTATCAAAAATGGTTTAAATGTCTCAAGACGACGTATAGGACGCATTATGAAAGCAAATAAATTAGTATCTTCTTATACGACATCGAAGTATAAATCATTTCCTTCTCGCTCAAGTGAACGCGAAATCAATAATGAATTAAATCAAAGTTTCAATAGAAAAGAACCATTGGAAGTTCTTGTCAGTGATTTGACATATGTAAAAGTGGCTGGAAAATGGCATTACATATGTTTATTTATTGATCTTTTTAACCGTGAGATTGTTGGGCATAGCGCAGGCTCAAAGAAAGATAGCACGCTTGTATCCAAGGCACTTAGTAGCATTAGACACGATTTAAGAGACGTACAAATGTTTCACACTGACAGAGGAAAAGAGTTTGATAATCACATGATTGATGATGTACTAGATACCTTTGGTATCAAAAGATCTTTAAGCATGAAAGGATGTCCATATGACAACGCAGTAGCTGAAAGTACATTTAAAGCGTTAAAAACTGAATTCATTAAACAGTATGATTTTAAATCTATTAATCACTTAAAACTCGAATTGTTTGATTATGTTAATTGGTATAACAACATTCGACCTCATAGTGCATTAAATTATCTGACGCCGAAAGCGTACAAAGATAGTTTCTATAAAAACTGTCTAGAAATCTGTTGA
- the rpsI gene encoding 30S ribosomal protein S9 yields MAQVEYKGTGRRKNSVARVRLVPGEGNIKVNNRDVRDYLPFESLILDLNQPFDVTETKGNYDVLVNVHGGGFTGQAQAIRHGIARALLEADPEYRGSLKRAGLLTRDPRMKERKKPGLKKARRSPQFSKR; encoded by the coding sequence TTGGCACAAGTTGAATATAAAGGCACAGGCCGTCGTAAAAACTCAGTAGCACGTGTACGTTTAGTACCAGGTGAAGGTAACATTAAAGTTAACAATCGTGACGTACGTGACTACTTACCATTCGAATCATTAATCTTAGACTTAAACCAACCATTTGATGTCACTGAAACTAAAGGAAACTATGACGTATTAGTTAACGTACACGGTGGTGGATTCACAGGACAAGCTCAAGCAATCCGTCACGGTATTGCACGTGCATTATTAGAAGCAGATCCTGAATACAGAGGTTCTTTAAAACGCGCTGGATTACTTACTCGTGACCCACGTATGAAAGAACGTAAAAAACCAGGTCTTAAAAAAGCACGTCGTTCACCACAATTCTCAAAACGTTAA
- a CDS encoding energy-coupling factor transporter ATPase, which produces MTQHPLLQFKNVSFQYDEHGPTVLKDVHFEVEAGQWVSIVGHNGSGKSTIAKLIAGIEGNFDGDIVINQSSIKHTELSAFRNHIGIVFQNPDNQFVGSTVKYDVAFGLENKAVPTHEMHDIVKRVLKDVDMYDKQNHEPVALSGGQKQRVAIAGVLALQPQIIILDEATAMLDPEGKREILEMIQKLNHIHHVTVISITHDLSEVVASDKVIVMNQGEVAMSGTVESIFEQAPQLLEMGLDLPFEMRMAQKLNLGHNYLNYDELLESLT; this is translated from the coding sequence ATGACCCAACACCCATTGTTACAATTTAAAAATGTATCATTTCAATATGACGAACACGGTCCAACAGTTTTAAAAGATGTTCATTTTGAGGTGGAAGCAGGACAATGGGTATCCATTGTTGGGCATAACGGTTCAGGCAAATCCACCATTGCTAAATTGATTGCGGGCATAGAAGGGAATTTTGATGGGGATATTGTAATCAATCAATCATCAATCAAGCATACTGAATTGTCAGCATTTCGTAACCATATAGGTATTGTTTTCCAAAATCCTGACAATCAATTTGTGGGATCAACGGTGAAATATGACGTGGCATTTGGATTGGAAAATAAGGCAGTGCCCACACACGAAATGCATGATATCGTCAAACGTGTACTCAAAGATGTCGACATGTATGACAAGCAAAACCATGAGCCAGTTGCGCTATCTGGTGGGCAAAAGCAACGTGTTGCAATCGCAGGTGTTTTAGCATTACAGCCTCAAATTATTATTTTAGATGAAGCGACTGCAATGTTGGACCCTGAAGGAAAACGAGAGATACTTGAAATGATTCAAAAGCTGAATCACATTCATCATGTGACAGTCATATCGATTACACACGATCTCTCAGAAGTCGTTGCATCGGACAAAGTGATTGTGATGAATCAAGGTGAAGTGGCAATGTCTGGCACAGTGGAATCCATTTTTGAACAGGCACCACAGCTATTAGAGATGGGACTTGATTTGCCCTTCGAAATGCGAATGGCACAAAAGCTGAATTTAGGCCATAACTATTTGAACTACGACGAATTATTGGAGAGTCTAACATGA
- a CDS encoding energy-coupling factor transporter ATPase: MIKFDDVSYIYQKKTPYEYLALNQITTEFVEGRYYAIIGKTGSGKSTMIQHLNGLLKATRGTMYFNEMAIDHKTKDKQLKSVRKTVGMVFQFPESQLFEETVEKEVLFGPKNYGQDLDEARHKAIEMLTRLGFNAEQVMQQSPFLLSGGQMRKVALVAILAMNPDILVLDEPTAGLDPKSKRQLMNLFKRLQIEEGKTIILVTHDMNDVAEYAEYVKVMQKGTMSCEMTPSELFCQSEYVRRLHLDIPDIVKLQKDIEQRLNIQFDHLALTEDDFVQMYQDWRAQNER; this comes from the coding sequence ATGATTAAATTTGATGACGTTTCATATATTTATCAAAAGAAGACACCCTATGAATATTTAGCACTGAATCAAATTACAACTGAATTTGTAGAAGGGCGTTATTATGCAATTATAGGTAAAACAGGTTCAGGCAAGTCGACTATGATTCAACATTTAAATGGGTTACTTAAGGCAACACGTGGCACAATGTATTTCAATGAGATGGCAATTGACCATAAAACGAAAGATAAGCAACTAAAGTCAGTTCGTAAAACAGTAGGGATGGTTTTTCAATTTCCAGAATCTCAATTATTTGAGGAAACTGTCGAAAAGGAAGTGTTATTTGGCCCTAAGAATTACGGACAAGATTTAGATGAAGCACGTCATAAAGCCATTGAAATGCTGACGAGACTCGGATTTAATGCTGAGCAAGTTATGCAACAGTCTCCATTCTTATTATCAGGGGGACAGATGCGTAAAGTAGCACTCGTTGCCATATTAGCGATGAATCCAGATATTCTCGTTCTTGATGAACCGACAGCAGGACTTGATCCTAAGAGTAAGCGTCAATTGATGAATCTTTTCAAGCGATTGCAAATAGAAGAAGGGAAAACAATTATTCTTGTTACCCATGATATGAATGATGTAGCAGAATACGCAGAGTATGTCAAAGTCATGCAAAAAGGAACAATGAGTTGTGAAATGACACCATCAGAATTATTCTGTCAAAGCGAATATGTCCGTCGTTTGCATTTAGACATTCCTGATATCGTTAAGCTCCAAAAGGACATAGAACAGCGTTTAAATATACAATTTGATCATCTTGCACTAACAGAAGATGATTTTGTACAAATGTATCAGGATTGGAGGGCGCAAAATGAAAGATAA
- the truA gene encoding tRNA pseudouridine(38-40) synthase TruA, with amino-acid sequence MQRVLVKISYHGGQFLGFQIQNQGRTVQGYFEKILKRMHQQPVRIHPSSRTDRGVHAKVQYFHFDTDLNIAPEQWQYAMNRALPDDIYVHEVTFVSEDFHCRYDCVGKTYRYAIYQSTHRDPFQAQLKTFVSDRLDVEAMQQAAVQFMGTHDFTSFCSQKTEVHSKERTIYESRIEVTAEGLDFVITGSGFLYNMVRVIMAFLIEVGKGKRRADEVAELLEVKDRNRVPHTAPAEGLYLEKVYLSEDKLKEDFGSNIRIHYKKSLQNSSKHIDNLR; translated from the coding sequence ATGCAAAGAGTGCTAGTCAAAATAAGTTACCATGGTGGACAATTTTTAGGATTTCAAATTCAAAATCAAGGTCGCACAGTACAAGGCTATTTCGAAAAGATATTAAAGCGTATGCATCAACAACCTGTACGTATTCATCCATCTAGCCGAACTGATCGAGGTGTCCATGCCAAAGTCCAATATTTTCACTTTGATACAGACTTGAATATCGCACCTGAACAGTGGCAATATGCGATGAACCGCGCATTACCAGATGATATTTATGTCCATGAAGTAACATTTGTTTCAGAAGATTTTCATTGCCGTTATGACTGTGTCGGAAAAACATATCGATACGCCATATACCAATCAACGCATCGTGACCCATTTCAAGCACAACTTAAAACTTTCGTCTCAGATAGACTTGATGTCGAAGCGATGCAACAAGCAGCAGTACAATTTATGGGAACACATGACTTTACATCATTTTGTTCACAAAAAACAGAAGTGCATAGTAAAGAGCGCACAATATATGAAAGCCGTATAGAAGTGACGGCAGAAGGATTAGATTTTGTCATTACAGGATCTGGCTTTTTATACAATATGGTACGTGTCATTATGGCATTTTTGATAGAAGTCGGTAAAGGCAAACGCCGTGCAGATGAGGTAGCAGAACTTTTAGAAGTGAAAGATCGCAATCGTGTACCACATACAGCACCAGCAGAAGGACTGTACCTTGAGAAGGTCTATCTATCAGAAGATAAGTTGAAGGAAGATTTCGGTTCAAATATCCGAATTCATTATAAAAAATCACTACAAAATTCATCGAAACACATTGACAATTTGCGGTAA
- a CDS encoding DUF2268 domain-containing protein, with product MYNIKIIRSDKVYLDLLEQEYDNKSQYFKDNLLTYFKEKFEVQKIPYESNSFGFDVLKFLNQSHVSPEEFNSKHISEVKRLDDDFWSNCRKYIENAIKQFELNGIQPLIDKYIFTVLLGDSEKPTMYLNNNYGGDGGVPGYVFLSIVPNTYTLDRVKSAIAHEMNHNIRYQYLKWDGGSLAELIISEGLAENFVEKMYGNQYLGPWVTTIDWKKQQNGIKKKIKENIDIDNMLEAMPYLYGDEITKLFGGVPVGLPHAAGYTCGYYLIKYYLEKTQCTIEEATIKSSDEILREVNDFWSTNIV from the coding sequence ATGTATAATATAAAAATAATTAGGTCAGATAAAGTGTATTTGGATTTGCTAGAACAAGAATATGATAATAAGTCACAATATTTTAAGGACAACTTATTAACATATTTTAAAGAAAAATTTGAAGTTCAAAAAATACCTTATGAAAGTAATAGTTTTGGATTTGATGTATTAAAATTTTTAAATCAATCGCATGTATCGCCAGAAGAATTTAATTCTAAACATATTAGTGAAGTGAAACGTTTGGATGATGATTTTTGGAGTAATTGTAGGAAGTATATAGAAAATGCTATAAAACAATTTGAATTAAATGGAATTCAACCACTAATTGACAAATATATATTTACTGTACTATTAGGGGACAGTGAAAAGCCTACAATGTATCTTAATAATAATTATGGTGGAGATGGAGGTGTACCAGGTTATGTATTCTTGTCAATAGTACCTAATACATATACATTAGATCGTGTAAAAAGTGCTATTGCTCACGAAATGAATCACAATATTAGATATCAATATCTAAAATGGGATGGTGGATCTCTTGCTGAATTAATAATTTCGGAGGGTTTAGCAGAAAATTTTGTGGAAAAAATGTATGGAAATCAATACTTAGGACCTTGGGTAACTACTATTGATTGGAAAAAGCAACAAAATGGAATAAAAAAGAAAATAAAGGAAAATATTGATATTGATAATATGCTCGAAGCGATGCCGTATCTTTATGGTGATGAAATAACAAAACTATTTGGTGGTGTACCTGTCGGATTACCTCATGCTGCAGGATATACGTGTGGCTATTATCTCATAAAATATTATTTGGAAAAAACGCAATGTACAATAGAAGAAGCAACAATTAAATCATCAGATGAAATTTTAAGAGAGGTGAATGACTTCTGGAGTACCAATATAGTATAA
- a CDS encoding aminoglycoside 6-adenylyltransferase, translating into MNILHNQQKVFDLITDIAKKDKRIEAVLLNGSRANPNSLKDQFQDYDIIFATKYIDQIIKDKEWHKQFGDILIMQEPDFEPDKKQYDVYGYLMQFQDMTRIDLRLIRPGRILENIDDAYSKVLLDKTGNYQSFNFNKEEEMYVTKVAKQYEFDKIVNEIYWVSTYVIKGIARKDYMYAEYMLSNPVKTAYIKLIKQYILSESYLEEYNFGKVNQHILENEEINDSLIKISCNDSLESINENIKHIVEQTNELATKISMRHDIKYNKAEYEAVKFYMANVL; encoded by the coding sequence GTGAATATTTTGCACAATCAACAAAAGGTGTTTGATTTAATTACTGATATAGCAAAAAAAGATAAAAGAATTGAAGCGGTTTTATTAAATGGATCGAGAGCTAATCCGAATAGTTTGAAAGACCAATTTCAAGATTACGATATTATTTTTGCAACTAAATATATTGATCAAATTATTAAAGATAAAGAATGGCACAAACAATTTGGTGATATATTAATTATGCAGGAGCCTGATTTTGAACCTGATAAGAAACAATACGATGTGTATGGGTACCTCATGCAATTTCAAGATATGACAAGAATTGACTTGAGATTGATACGTCCCGGCAGAATCTTAGAAAATATAGATGATGCTTACTCTAAAGTTTTATTAGATAAGACAGGGAATTATCAATCATTTAATTTTAATAAAGAAGAAGAGATGTACGTTACAAAAGTAGCCAAACAATATGAATTTGATAAGATAGTCAATGAAATATATTGGGTTAGCACCTATGTCATTAAAGGGATTGCTAGAAAAGACTATATGTATGCGGAATATATGTTATCTAATCCAGTAAAAACTGCTTATATTAAATTGATAAAACAGTATATTTTATCGGAAAGCTATTTAGAAGAATATAACTTTGGAAAAGTGAATCAACATATTTTAGAAAATGAAGAAATAAATGATAGTTTAATAAAAATCAGTTGTAATGATAGTCTAGAATCTATAAATGAAAATATCAAACATATTGTTGAACAAACAAATGAACTCGCAACTAAAATATCTATGAGACATGATATTAAATATAACAAAGCAGAATATGAAGCCGTAAAGTTTTATATGGCAAATGTCTTATAG
- a CDS encoding trypsin-like serine peptidase: MRVNFLNKLIAASSIFTILVSTVGIFESYSYAKDYNESEIMQKQEAFKVPPSDSELFSKVDDTTKSPYSSVGTVFVKGQTLASGVLIGKNTVITNYHIARLANKNPSNIIFTPGSTRDEGSVEVKTPYGQFEAEDINESPYGQGTDLAIIKLKTNKNGESAGDLVPPAKIPDNIDLQSGDKINLLGYPYNYSTHTLYRSEIEIFDLESGAYFGYTEPGNSGSGIFNLQGELVGIHVGKGGQHNLPIGKFFNGPLGSLYTVDNTLSTIGNDLKKRAKLQE, translated from the coding sequence ATGAGAGTTAATTTTTTAAATAAATTAATTGCCGCATCATCTATCTTCACAATTTTAGTATCTACTGTTGGAATTTTTGAAAGTTACTCCTATGCAAAGGACTATAATGAATCAGAAATTATGCAAAAACAAGAAGCCTTCAAAGTCCCACCTTCCGATTCAGAACTTTTCTCAAAAGTTGATGATACTACCAAAAGCCCTTATAGCTCTGTTGGAACAGTTTTTGTCAAGGGACAAACTTTAGCATCCGGAGTGTTAATTGGTAAAAATACAGTAATTACAAACTATCATATAGCTAGGTTAGCTAATAAAAATCCTTCAAATATTATTTTCACACCAGGATCAACACGTGACGAAGGATCTGTTGAGGTGAAAACTCCTTATGGTCAGTTTGAAGCTGAAGATATTAATGAGTCCCCTTATGGACAAGGTACAGATTTGGCAATTATTAAATTAAAAACTAATAAAAATGGAGAATCAGCAGGGGATTTAGTTCCACCAGCTAAGATTCCAGACAATATAGACCTACAATCTGGTGATAAAATTAACTTATTAGGGTACCCATATAATTACTCAACACATACTTTGTATAGAAGTGAAATTGAAATATTCGATCTAGAATCAGGCGCTTATTTTGGTTATACTGAGCCAGGTAATTCAGGATCAGGCATATTTAATTTACAAGGAGAATTAGTAGGTATTCATGTTGGGAAAGGTGGACAACATAATCTTCCAATAGGAAAATTTTTTAATGGGCCTTTAGGTTCTCTTTATACAGTTGATAATACTCTTAGTACTATAGGTAATGATTTGAAAAAAAGAGCTAAGTTACAAGAGTAA
- the rplM gene encoding 50S ribosomal protein L13, with product MRQTFMANESNIERKWYVVDAEGQTLGRLSSEVASILRGKNKVTYTPHVDTGDYVIIINASKIEFTGNKEQDKIYYRHSNHPGGLKSITAGELKRTNPERLLETSIKGMLPSSRLGEKQGKKLFVYGGAEHPHAAQQPENYELRG from the coding sequence ATGCGTCAAACATTTATGGCTAACGAATCAAACATTGAACGCAAATGGTACGTTGTTGACGCTGAAGGGCAAACATTAGGCCGTTTATCTTCAGAAGTCGCATCTATCTTACGCGGTAAAAATAAAGTGACTTACACACCACACGTTGATACAGGTGACTACGTAATCATCATCAACGCATCTAAAATCGAATTCACTGGTAACAAAGAGCAAGACAAAATTTACTACCGTCACTCAAATCACCCAGGTGGTTTAAAATCAATCACTGCTGGTGAATTAAAACGCACGAACCCAGAACGTTTACTTGAAACTTCTATCAAAGGTATGCTACCAAGTTCACGTTTAGGCGAAAAACAAGGTAAAAAATTATTCGTTTATGGTGGCGCTGAACATCCACACGCTGCACAACAACCAGAAAACTACGAGTTACGTGGTTAA
- a CDS encoding GNAT family N-acetyltransferase translates to MEGYEELLSPKQRGDKYFEVLESNQLIGYFVIDNSVPGIIDYGLDMKPDLNGKGNGSSFIEKTLKYIVKNYKVNKITLSVAKFNECAMKCYEKLEVIK, encoded by the coding sequence ATAGAAGGTTATGAAGAGTTACTATCTCCTAAACAACGGGGAGATAAATACTTTGAAGTTTTAGAATCTAATCAATTAATAGGGTATTTTGTAATTGATAATTCAGTTCCGGGTATTATTGATTACGGTTTAGATATGAAACCTGATTTAAATGGAAAAGGCAATGGAAGTAGTTTTATTGAAAAGACTTTAAAATATATTGTTAAAAATTATAAAGTTAATAAAATAACATTATCAGTTGCTAAATTTAATGAATGTGCAATGAAGTGTTACGAAAAACTAGAAGTTATTAAATAA
- the rpsK gene encoding 30S ribosomal protein S11, whose protein sequence is MARKQVSRKRRVKKNIENGVAHIRSTFNNTIVTITDEFGNALSWSSAGALGFKGSKKSTPFAAQMASETASKSAMEHGLKSVEVTVKGPGPGRESAIRALQSAGLEVTAIKDVTPVPHNGCRPPKRRRV, encoded by the coding sequence ATGGCACGTAAACAAGTATCTCGTAAACGTAGAGTTAAAAAGAATATTGAAAATGGTGTTGCACACATCCGTTCAACATTCAACAACACAATTGTAACTATTACTGATGAATTTGGTAATGCATTATCTTGGTCATCAGCAGGTGCACTTGGATTTAAAGGTTCTAAAAAATCTACGCCATTCGCAGCTCAAATGGCTTCAGAAACAGCTTCAAAATCTGCTATGGAACATGGCTTAAAATCAGTTGAAGTAACTGTAAAAGGACCTGGTCCTGGACGTGAGTCAGCAATCCGTGCATTACAATCAGCAGGTTTAGAAGTAACAGCGATTAAAGACGTTACTCCAGTACCACACAACGGTTGTCGTCCACCGAAACGTCGTCGCGTATAA
- a CDS encoding energy-coupling factor transporter transmembrane component T family protein translates to MKDKLIIGRFLPLDSIIHQLDPRAKFIFVFCFIIVIFMSHDWLSYIWLAIVLFTILRFSRIPIGFLLKGLIPIFIFLGFTFIMHLFLTKGGTRLVEWGFISIDTNGINEGALIVLRLSFIMIVSTILTLTTSPLDLTDAFDRLFKPLNYLKIPVSALSMMMSIALRFIPTLMEELDKIILSQKSRGSDISSGSLAKRIKAFVPLLIPLFISAFQRAEELAVAMEVRGYDAKSVRTSYRTLKWQVKDTITVLAIIPIGVISLMIKHIF, encoded by the coding sequence ATGAAAGATAAACTCATTATTGGTCGCTTTCTACCACTTGATTCCATCATTCATCAACTTGATCCACGTGCAAAATTTATATTTGTCTTTTGTTTTATTATCGTTATTTTTATGAGTCATGATTGGCTATCTTATATTTGGCTAGCGATTGTATTATTCACGATATTGCGTTTCTCTCGTATTCCAATAGGATTCTTACTTAAAGGATTAATCCCCATTTTTATCTTTTTAGGTTTTACCTTTATCATGCATCTCTTTTTAACCAAAGGAGGTACACGACTTGTTGAATGGGGCTTCATCAGTATTGATACGAATGGGATTAATGAAGGGGCATTAATTGTTTTGAGACTTTCATTTATTATGATTGTTTCAACGATTTTGACGTTGACGACGAGTCCGCTTGATTTAACAGATGCGTTTGATCGTTTGTTCAAGCCGCTGAACTATCTCAAAATACCTGTATCGGCATTAAGTATGATGATGTCAATCGCATTAAGATTTATCCCAACATTGATGGAAGAGTTAGACAAAATTATATTGTCTCAAAAATCGCGTGGGTCAGATATTAGCTCTGGATCATTAGCCAAACGCATTAAAGCATTTGTACCACTTCTTATCCCACTGTTTATATCCGCTTTTCAACGTGCAGAAGAGCTTGCAGTCGCAATGGAAGTGAGAGGATATGACGCCAAAAGTGTCAGAACGAGCTACCGCACATTGAAGTGGCAGGTTAAAGATACAATAACCGTATTAGCCATCATTCCGATAGGTGTGATTTCACTAATGATTAAACATATTTTTTAG
- the rplQ gene encoding 50S ribosomal protein L17, whose translation MGYRKLGRTSDHRKAMLRNLATSLIVSERIETTEARAKELRSVVEKLITLGKKGDLASRRQAAKTLQNVEILNEDETTQTALQKLFGEIADRYQERQGGYTRILKVAPRHGDGALKVIIELV comes from the coding sequence ATGGGTTACAGAAAATTAGGTCGTACTTCAGATCACCGTAAAGCAATGTTACGTAACTTAGCGACATCTTTAATCGTTAGTGAGCGTATCGAAACAACAGAAGCACGTGCAAAAGAATTACGCAGTGTTGTTGAAAAATTGATCACTTTAGGTAAAAAAGGTGACTTAGCATCTCGTCGTCAAGCTGCAAAAACTTTGCAAAATGTTGAAATCTTAAATGAAGATGAAACAACGCAAACAGCTTTACAAAAATTATTTGGTGAGATTGCTGATCGTTATCAAGAGCGCCAAGGTGGTTACACACGTATTCTTAAAGTAGCGCCACGTCATGGTGACGGTGCACTTAAAGTAATTATTGAATTAGTTTAA